Within Oscillospiraceae bacterium, the genomic segment TAATATTCTTTTTGGGCGTTGTCGGAACGCAGTTCTCCGAGCGCTGAAAAAAGCTGTTTGGCGTCAAAGACATAAATGCTCGGGTTGAGTTCTTTAATCAATTTTTGTTCCGGTGTGCAATCCTTCTCCTCTGCCACACCCGCAAATTTTCCGTTTTCGTCGCGAACGATGCGCCCGTAAGGGAGCTTTTGTTCGCTAATCGCGGTCAAAATGACGCAGCCGCCGTTTTTCTTTTGCAGTGCGAACATATCAAGCAGGGTCTGCTGTTTGAACATCGGCATATCACCGAGCATAATCAAAACCGGGCCGTCGTAACCTTCAAAAGACTTTTCGCATACCTTAACCGCATGTCCGGTTCCGAGCTGCTCCTCCTGGATGACAAAGTTATAACCGCTGAAGGCCTCAAGAACTTTTTCGCGTTTATAACCGATTACGACGGTGATATTCTTTTTATGGAGAAAGCCGAGAGATTTTAAAACATAA encodes:
- a CDS encoding NTP transferase domain-containing protein, which produces MRAIVLAAGKGTRLLREGDDFPKAMKPLCGKPILSYVLKSLGFLHKKNITVVIGYKREKVLEAFSGYNFVIQEEQLGTGHAVKVCEKSFEGYDGPVLIMLGDMPMFKQQTLLDMFALQKKNGGCVILTAISEQKLPYGRIVRDENGKFAGVAEEKDCTPEQKLIKELNPSIYVFDAKQLFSALGELRSDNAQKEYYLTDVPAILQKRGFPVTTHTIRDDVQIIGINTEEDLELCSKYLK